The following is a genomic window from Hydrogenobaculum sp. Y04AAS1.
ACAAAAGTGATAAGGCAAGAGCATTTTGAAGTAATAAAAAACGGAGCTATCGTATCAAACTCAGGACATTTTGACGTAGAGATAGATGTCAGATATTTAGAAAGCGTTGCATTAGAAATAAACGAAAGAAGGCCTATGGTTAAAGAATATATTATCAATACTAAAAGCGGTAAAAAACGTATATACGTGTTGGCAGAAGGAAGGCTTGTAAACTTAGCGGCAGCAGAAGGTCATCCAGCTTCTGTTATGGATATGTCTTTTGCCAATCAAGCACTATCAGCAGAATTTATTTTAAATAATCATAGCAAATTAGAAAAAGATGTGTATAAAGTGCCAGACGACATAGACCAAAAAGTAGCTAAACTAAAGCTTGATTCCATGGGCATAGAGATTGACATACTCACACCAGAACAGATAGCTTATATGTCCTCTTGGGAACATGGCACATAATCTCTAATGATTAAAACCCTTGACTTGCTTAAGATTTAAGTTATTATCTAATACATGGAAAAAAAATTAAAAAAACTTAAAGATGCTTTGGGCGATAAAATTAACGATTCTATAGTAGAAAGAAAACTCTACTCTTACGATGCTACTGCCATTCCAATAGAACATACTACGCCTATAGCTGTTGCTTTTCCTACATCTTCAGAAGATATAGAAATGATAGTAAAAATTTGCTATGAAGAAGATATACCCATGGTACCAAGAGGGGCAGGATCAGGTTTGACAGGCGGTGCTACACCGGTAGTAGACGGTTCTTTGGTTATATCCCTTGAAAAAATGAATAAATTTCATGTAGACGTAGGCAATACCACAGCTTACGTGGAGCCAGGGGTTATTACATCGGAATTACAAGACTACGTGGAATCTCTAGGATTATTTTATCCACCAGATCCTTCTAGCTTTAAATATTCTACCATAGGTGGCAACATAGCAGAAAATGCCGGTGGTCCAAGGTGTTTGAAGTATGGGGTCACAAGGGAATATGTGCTAGGGCTAGAAATGTATATAAAAGAAGGAAAGCTGTTAAAAACTGGAAACCCCATTATAAAAGATGTAGCAGGATATGATCTAACGAGGCTTGTAGTTGGTTCGGAAGGAACACTTGGTATAGTATCAAAAGCTATATTAAAATTGATACCAAAACCACCTTACAAATCAACCATAATGGGGATATTCAACAACATAGAAAATATAGGTAAATCTGTAACCAAAATATTAACGTCTGGTATATTACCTTGCGCATTGGAATTTATGGATAAAAATTCTATACAAGCTGTACAAAAATTCTATCCAGCCGGTATTCCAGAAGATGCCGAAGGAGTCTTATTAATAGAGCTTGACGGACAAAAAGAAAGTGTAGAAAAAGAAAAAATGGAGGTATCCAACATACTAAAGTCTTTAGGAGCAGGTGTTATACCAGCCCAAAACCCTCAACACGAACAAAAACTTTGGAGTGCAAGAAAAAATATAGGTCCAGCCCTTGCTAACATCAAATCTGGTAAGATAAACGAGGATATAGTTTTCCCACGGATATATCTATCTGAAGCTCTGCAAAAAATAAACAAAATAGCAAAAAAATATAACCTTACTATAGTAAATTTTGGACATATAGGAGACGGTAATCTCCATGTAAACATACTTTACGATAAATTAAATAAAGATGAATTAGAAAGAGCAGAAAAGGCAGTAGATGAAGTGTTTGAGTTAGCTCTTAATTATCAGGGTTCTATCACTGGCGAACACGGTGTTGGTCTTACTAAAAAGAAATTTTTAGAATGGCAGTTAAAAGACGTAGGTATTGAGCTTTTAAAAGCTATAAAACAAAGTTTTGATCCAAAAAATTTATTTAACCCAGGTAAAGTTATTTAGAAACTAATCTATGTAATAGCGCCATAAACGTATGACCTACCATATAAACCCACATTGAATTTCCAAAAAAATCATGAATTTCCATAAAAAAATGAACGATTGGTTTTAAAGATGGATCCTTTAAAGAAAATGGAAAAAGAAAGTGCATTATAACACCCACTACAAGCACTATGCTAACGTCTATTAAACCAAGCCCATGAACAAAACCGGGGAGCCCAGGTCTTGGTCCAGTTTCTGCTAGTTTAAACTTTATAAGGTTTTTAAAATCATTACCCACTTCATCCCATCTATTATACGGGAAAAAGTGAGATTTTATAGAAGCATTCGTTAATATATATATCCATAGAACTATTATAACACCAGCTAGAATAGGACCTATCGTTACATGAATGTTATATAGCAAATATGGAAGCCCTGGTTTCTTAGAGCTCATGAAAAGCGATAGCAACAACTGCAATGCTATTAAAGGGGCGAAAGTCCAATGTAAAAATTTATAAGTATTTGACCAATCCCTATGCATACGTAAAATATACCATATAGTTGTGAAAAAAATATAAAATAGTTAAGATTTTATCAACGAACCAATTTTAAATATTGGCATATATAGAGCTATTAATATAACACCTATTATGCCTCCTATTATTACAATCATAGTAGGCTCTATCAAAGATATCATGGCATCTATTGCTTTATCTACTTCATCTTCGTAAAACCTTACGATACTTTGTAACAAATCATCAAGGCGTCCAGTGTCTTCGCCTATTTTAACCATAGATATAAAGAGATCATCAAATAGCCCTGTCTCTTTTAAAGATAGCCATAGCGGTTTTCCTTCTTTTACAGATTTAGAAGCCTTTTCTACCCCCTCTTTTACTATTTGCATTGTGCTAGTCTGAGATATTAATTCCATAGATCTATCTAAAGATACACCACTAGAAAACAAAGACGATAACGATGTAGCAAAGGAGTTCATCATTATTTTATGGAAAACATTGCCTAAAACAGGTAGTTTTAACAGCGTTTTTTCTATTCGTTTTTTAAACTCCATATTATTTTGATAAAGGCGTTTAAAAACAAAACCTAAAATAATTAAAATAATTATAAACTTTAATATATTTTCATGTAAAAAATTTGAAGCTTTTAAAAGCATTAACGTAGGAAGCGGTAGCGATGCGCCAAAACCTTTGTATATACTAGCAAATATTGGTACTAAAAAGTAAATAATACCCGTTGTTATAATGGTGGCTATTATAAGGACAAAAGAGGGATAAAAAGAAGCACTTTTTATTTTACCTTTTATCTTAGCTAATTTTTCATAATATTCTGAAGCTAAGATTAGTGATCTGTCAAGTTGTCCTGTTTCTTCCCCTGTCATTACTAAACTTATAAGAAGTGGCGGAAAAACGTTTTTCTTCTTTTGCATCGCTTGGCCTACAGTAACCCCTTCACTAACATCTTTAGCAACTTCTAAAAGTGTTTCTTGAAAATATTTGTTATCTATTTGTTTTGCTGCCATTTCCAAAGCTTGCGGCACACTTATACCTACTTGAATTAAAAACCCAACCTGTCGCAACACTAAAGATAATTCTTTTTCTTTTACTTTCTTACCAAAGGAAAAAGAAGGAGTTCTCTCTTTGGCAAGTTCTATAGATACAGGAATAAGTTCTTTGGAAGACAATATTTGAGCTATCACATCTTGATTTTGAGCTTCTATAACGCCTTTTTCTACTTTGCCATCTTTTGTATAAGCTACATATTGAAATTTAGGCATCAGTAAATGCTCCTATTAACCTGTAAGAGATAACAATCAAAATCGTAAGGAGGAAAGAGCTCCTCTCCAACATGTAAAAGCTTTCTTAATCTGTCGTAAAAATCATGATCTTCTGTAAACAAGCTTGAATACACAAGTTTTATGTCTTCTAATCCTAAGAAAAGTGCGGAACTATTAATATCTTCCAAAATACTTTCTCTTTGTTCATTAAAATTAGTTATATCCACTTTTTTATAATCTATAAATCTTTCTCCTAGCTTTAATAAAAAATAATAATCTTTGTTAATATAAATAGCATTTATAGGTATATTTACATTCAATTCTATCAAGGCGTTTATAAAATCTACCACAAAATGAGATACACTTTTTACGTTTAACCCATATTTTTTAAAAGATTTTTCAGCAAGTATAACATCTTCTTTTCCCGCATAAGCCACTAAATATATATTCCCATCATCAGTTTTCAACAATATGTCATAGGCTAAATAATGCTTGTTTAATTTATGACCAATATCGGTTTCAAGTGATAGCTTTAAAGCATTCTCAATATCTTTTTGTTTTATAGCTTTTGGTAAAAACCTGGTCTTAACTATGCCAAGGCCTACATCTAAAATTATATGAGCGTCGCCTGATTCTATATTTTTAAATAATGAAGCATTTGATCTTATGTCATCAATTATAGTATAAGAATCTTGGCTTTTCTCATGCTTTGTTATTAATTCACAAGAATCCTTGTTTAAAAGTGTTAAACTAAAATAAGTATTAGATAGAAAAATACTATAAGCTTTTTTATGTTTTAAACCTAAACTTAACTTCATTTCTCAACCCTCTTAGCAGTTATGAATATAAAAAGATTTGTGTTATTTTTTGACTCGTTTTTTGTCATACCAACATTACCAATAATCGGGACTTTGTCTAATCCTGGTATTCCTTGTAAACCATTGCTTTCATTTTTAAGGCCTACCCCTCCTATCGCTAAAGTTGCACCGTCAGATAAAACTATAGATAGAGAGTTACTATTTTGATTTATAGTAGGCTGTCCATTGGCTGCTAAAGGACCTAAAGACATGTTTTGAATATTTATATTTAGCAATATTTTGCCGTTAGGTAATACTTGAGGTGTAACCTTTATAGAGTTAAGAACATTTTGTAATGTGACTGTAGGCACCGCTTGCCCTGGAGTTGATATTGTGGTAAATGGATATTCAATGCCTTGGGTTAAAGACGTCGGCTGATCATTCATGGCTAACAAAGTGCTTTTAAAGACACTTTTTGCTTTGTTTATAGATTCTAACGCCTGAATTTCAAAACCCAGGACATGAAACTTACCTTCTGAATATATGCCTGACATCAAACCGTTAGGAGCGTTTATAGGCGTAGCTGTAACAATGGGACTACTACCTGGTGTAAAACTAAAAGCATTTGCCAATGGACTTATTGGATTAAAATTGCTGGTATTTAAAATTGTAATGCCTCTGCCTGCATAAGCACCGCCTATGCCTAAGCCTAACTGTTTCTGATAGTCTTTGCTTATCTCAACAGCTTTTACGTCTATCTGTATATATAGTGGTTTGGTGGATATATATTCTTTTAGATG
Proteins encoded in this region:
- a CDS encoding FAD-linked oxidase C-terminal domain-containing protein, which produces MEKKLKKLKDALGDKINDSIVERKLYSYDATAIPIEHTTPIAVAFPTSSEDIEMIVKICYEEDIPMVPRGAGSGLTGGATPVVDGSLVISLEKMNKFHVDVGNTTAYVEPGVITSELQDYVESLGLFYPPDPSSFKYSTIGGNIAENAGGPRCLKYGVTREYVLGLEMYIKEGKLLKTGNPIIKDVAGYDLTRLVVGSEGTLGIVSKAILKLIPKPPYKSTIMGIFNNIENIGKSVTKILTSGILPCALEFMDKNSIQAVQKFYPAGIPEDAEGVLLIELDGQKESVEKEKMEVSNILKSLGAGVIPAQNPQHEQKLWSARKNIGPALANIKSGKINEDIVFPRIYLSEALQKINKIAKKYNLTIVNFGHIGDGNLHVNILYDKLNKDELERAEKAVDEVFELALNYQGSITGEHGVGLTKKKFLEWQLKDVGIELLKAIKQSFDPKNLFNPGKVI
- a CDS encoding cytochrome b/b6 domain-containing protein; protein product: MHRDWSNTYKFLHWTFAPLIALQLLLSLFMSSKKPGLPYLLYNIHVTIGPILAGVIIVLWIYILTNASIKSHFFPYNRWDEVGNDFKNLIKFKLAETGPRPGLPGFVHGLGLIDVSIVLVVGVIMHFLFPFSLKDPSLKPIVHFFMEIHDFFGNSMWVYMVGHTFMALLHRLVSK
- a CDS encoding type II secretion system F family protein; amino-acid sequence: MPKFQYVAYTKDGKVEKGVIEAQNQDVIAQILSSKELIPVSIELAKERTPSFSFGKKVKEKELSLVLRQVGFLIQVGISVPQALEMAAKQIDNKYFQETLLEVAKDVSEGVTVGQAMQKKKNVFPPLLISLVMTGEETGQLDRSLILASEYYEKLAKIKGKIKSASFYPSFVLIIATIITTGIIYFLVPIFASIYKGFGASLPLPTLMLLKASNFLHENILKFIIILIILGFVFKRLYQNNMEFKKRIEKTLLKLPVLGNVFHKIMMNSFATSLSSLFSSGVSLDRSMELISQTSTMQIVKEGVEKASKSVKEGKPLWLSLKETGLFDDLFISMVKIGEDTGRLDDLLQSIVRFYEDEVDKAIDAMISLIEPTMIVIIGGIIGVILIALYMPIFKIGSLIKS